A portion of the Salvelinus fontinalis isolate EN_2023a chromosome 32, ASM2944872v1, whole genome shotgun sequence genome contains these proteins:
- the LOC129831221 gene encoding uncharacterized protein LOC129831221, whose protein sequence is MNQQKYDLQPDGSLVIKELEPSDSGDYHCNDQLVADVEVLKGKNFAVSAGRALLLPCIVSSKAKRRWFFRKDSHAKQEPILTLFKNGTMKKERKDPQKRFSYEDGALQILNLQPGDSGEYLCNGEKEAKVTVLTDHLNIQSTTALMQTDVVGKENRETRPINVVMIIAVIKLCIVVLLAGLLCNLLKGRLRKRKKCSTVTGHKQEGTELQTRCLSNLGSDITQSDGEKSPSHVEDTEVQYASLGRQNWRERSRVQGAQHQVIYSTVVSARPASGHLFHCGLC, encoded by the exons ATGAACCAACAGAAATATGACCTCCAGCCTGATGGATCTCTGGTTATTAAAGAGCTGGAGCCATCCGACTCTGGGGACTACCACTGCAACGACCAGCTAGTGGCAGACGTGGAGGTACTGAAAG GCAAAAACTTTGCGGTTTCTGCTGGCCGAGCCCTATTGCTTCCCTGTATAGTATCTAGCAAAGCCAAGCGGAGGTGGTTCTTCAGGAAAGATAGTCATGCGAAACAAGAACCCATCTTGACTCTGTTCAAAAATGGGACCATGAAAAAGGAGAGAAAGGACCCCCAGAAAAGGTTTTCCTATGAAGATGGTGCCCTGCAGATCCTCAATCTCCAGCCAGGGGACTCTGGAGAGTACCTGTGTAATGGGGAAAAGGAAGCCAAAGTAACAGTGTTGACAG ATCATCTCAACATCCAGAGTACCACTGCTCTTATGCAAACAG ATGTTGTtgggaaagagaacagagagacacgCCCTATAAATG TTGTGATGATAATAGCTGTCATTAAACTATGCATCGTGGTGCTTCTGGCTGGTCTGCTGTGCAATTTGCTGAAAGGAAGactgagaaaaagaaagaaatgcAGTACAG TGACAGGACACAAGCAGGAAGGAACTGAACTCCAGACTAGGTGCTTGTCAAATCTAG GGTCTGATATCACACAAAGTGATGGGGAAAAA AGTCCTTCTCATGTGGAAGACACTGAGGTTCAGTATGCATCTCTGGGTCGGCAGAACTGGAGGGAAAGATCGAGGGTACAGGGAGCCCAGCATCAGGTCATCTATTCCACTGTGGTCTCTGCTAGACCAGCATCAGGTCATCTATTCCACTGTGGTCTCTGCTAG